A section of the Capsicum annuum cultivar UCD-10X-F1 unplaced genomic scaffold, UCD10Xv1.1 ctg5165, whole genome shotgun sequence genome encodes:
- the LOC107851659 gene encoding UDP-glycosyltransferase 86A1-like: MKLASKGFTITFVITESIHQQIATAQSLKDDNNPFSQGQKCGLDIRYAKISDGFPLSFNRGANASQFVEGLIHVFQAHVDDFIENLVLSKPNPPISCRIADSFHVWASTIAKKYNLVNTTFWTEPATVLTVYYHMDLLKRNGHFGRHDKREDTIRYIPEIQAIERADLPSYCQDADPSSVMPHFVFKCLEDAQKADLVIGNTVQERESSYISALQEKQTFYAIGPVFPTGFTKRTISTSLLPASSDYTD, encoded by the exons ATGAAGCTTGCCTCAAAAGGGTTTACCATCACCTTTGTCATCACAGAATCAATTCACCAGCAGATAGCTACAGCTCAGTCACTTAAAGATGACAATAACCCTTTCTCCCAGGGACAGAAATGCGGTCTTGACATTCGTTATGCCAAAATTAGTGATGGTTTTCCACTGAGTTTCAATAGGGGGGCCAATGCAAGCCAGTTCGTGGAAGGTCTCATTCATGTTTTCCAAGCTCATGTGGATGACTTCATTGAAAATCTAGTCCTCTCAAAACCAAACCCACCAATATCTTGTAGAATAGCTGACAGTTTCCATGTATGGGCATCAACAATTGCCAAGAAATATAATCTTGTCAATACTACATTTTGGACTGAACCAGCAACAGTGCTTACAGTCTACTATCACATGGACCTGCTCAAGCGTAATGGCCACTTTGGGCGTCATG ATAAGCGCGAAGACACCATTAGATACATACCTGAAATCCAAGCCATTGAACGAGCAGATTTACCTTCATATTGTCAAGATGCTGATCCAAGCAGCGTGATGCCCCATTTTGTGTTCAAGTGTCTTGAAGATGCACAGAAAGCAGACCTTGTCATCGGTAATACAGTGCAAGAGCGAGAGTCTTCATACATCTCGGCCTTACAAGAGAAGCAGACCTTTTATGCGATTGGGCCAGTCTTCCCCACAGGCTTCACAAAGAGAACAATCTCAACAAGCCTTCTACCGGCATCATCCGATTACACTGACTAG